The following coding sequences are from one Deinococcus sedimenti window:
- the rpoB gene encoding DNA-directed RNA polymerase subunit beta, whose translation MSLTGKGPRIERFGDIADVIPLPNLTEIQVNSFRAFLQADRAPDGRENVGLQSAFKEVFPIDETEKGRSTGLVLDFLEYRLGEPPYTPEECREKDVTYQAPMYAKLQLIHKDSGLIKEDQVFLGDLPLMTEDGSFVINGADRVIISQIHRSPGVYFTSSYKGIKKMYTGAIIPMPKRGPWIELEFAGGILEMKVNKRKFPVAMLLRVLGYDDASLKALFTEFEPDLELPEDKSAGMGADEALLRLFTVLRPGDPPKRDKAIQYLYGLLADPRRYDLGEPGRFKMNTKLGVQRQERTLLNFEDGKFTDAGLVDTIRYLMALQYGRETVSMADADGVLHDVVVAEDDIDHLGNRRVRTVGELLADQLRVGMGRMARGVRERMLLGNPDAATPTKLVNNRPIVAAMREFFGRSQLSQFKDQTNPLSDLRHKRRISALGPGGLTRERAGFDVRDVHRTHYGRICPIETPEGANIGLISSLASYAKVNDLGFIEAPYRKVEGGRVSDDVIYMTADIEDRYTVAQANSPLNDDGTFSDERVLARRKGDPLWYTPEEVDYMDVSPKQIVSINTSLIPFLEHDDANRALMGSNMQSQAVPLVRADSPAVGTGVERRVVTDSGTSVVSDVTGRVTYVDARNIQVTLTEDAPAIGYSVGNVRTFELVRFTRSNQGTNLDQHPIVDIGDTVSAGQVIADGPASDLGRLALGQNITIAIMPFDGFNFEDAICISEGLVRKDFYTSVHIEKDEIEARDTKLGPEKITRDIPGLSEAALRDLDEDGIVRVGAEVKPGDILVGKTSFKGESEPTPEERLLRSIFGEKAREVKDTSLRVQSGQGGIVVKTVRFRRGDEGVDLKPGVREMVRVYVAQKRQLQVGDKVANRHGNKGVVSKIMAPEDMPYLEDGTPVDLVFNPLGVPSRMNLGQILETHLGEVARLTGQKFETPVFDSVTEATIKEMLEVAAAERIQRNKDDGFELDKREQQVLDRAAKLGVISDTSGDYEKSQMELSRTGKSVLYDGRSGEPISGPVVVGTMYVMKLYHMVEDKLHARSTGPYSLITQQPLGGKAQFGGQRFGEMEVWALEAYGAAHVLQEMLTIKSDDIDGRDAAYQSIVKGEEVSGSTIPESFKVLVKELHSLGLDVEVLDNGDKAVDIFEGMMPKR comes from the coding sequence ATGAGTTTGACCGGTAAAGGACCCCGCATCGAGCGATTCGGTGACATCGCGGACGTGATTCCGCTTCCCAACCTGACCGAGATTCAGGTGAACTCCTTCAGGGCCTTCCTGCAGGCCGACCGGGCCCCCGACGGGCGCGAGAACGTCGGGCTGCAGAGCGCCTTCAAGGAAGTCTTCCCCATCGACGAGACCGAGAAGGGCCGCAGCACGGGCCTGGTGCTGGACTTCCTGGAGTACCGTCTGGGCGAGCCGCCCTACACCCCCGAGGAATGCCGCGAGAAGGACGTCACCTACCAGGCTCCCATGTACGCCAAGCTGCAGCTGATCCACAAGGACAGCGGCCTGATCAAGGAAGACCAGGTGTTCCTGGGCGACCTGCCCCTGATGACCGAGGACGGGTCTTTCGTCATCAACGGCGCGGACCGCGTGATCATCTCCCAGATCCACCGCAGCCCCGGCGTGTACTTCACCTCGTCCTACAAGGGCATCAAGAAGATGTACACCGGCGCGATCATCCCCATGCCCAAGCGCGGCCCCTGGATAGAACTGGAGTTCGCGGGCGGCATCCTGGAAATGAAGGTCAACAAGCGCAAGTTCCCCGTGGCGATGCTGCTGCGCGTCCTCGGCTACGACGACGCCAGCCTCAAGGCGCTGTTCACGGAGTTCGAGCCGGACCTGGAACTCCCCGAAGACAAGAGCGCGGGCATGGGCGCCGACGAGGCCCTGCTGCGCCTGTTCACGGTGCTGCGCCCCGGCGATCCGCCCAAGCGTGACAAGGCCATCCAGTACCTGTACGGCCTGCTGGCCGACCCGCGCCGCTACGACCTGGGCGAACCCGGCCGCTTCAAGATGAACACCAAACTGGGCGTGCAGCGTCAGGAACGCACCCTGCTGAACTTCGAGGACGGCAAGTTCACGGACGCCGGTCTGGTGGACACCATCCGTTACCTGATGGCGCTGCAGTACGGCCGCGAGACGGTCAGCATGGCTGACGCGGACGGCGTCCTGCATGACGTCGTGGTCGCGGAAGACGACATCGACCACCTCGGGAACCGCCGCGTGCGCACCGTGGGCGAACTGCTCGCCGACCAGCTGCGCGTGGGCATGGGCCGCATGGCGCGCGGCGTGCGCGAGCGCATGCTGCTCGGCAACCCCGACGCCGCGACCCCCACGAAACTCGTGAACAACCGCCCGATCGTGGCGGCCATGCGCGAATTCTTCGGCCGCAGCCAGCTGAGCCAGTTCAAGGACCAGACCAACCCCCTGTCGGACCTGCGCCACAAGCGCCGTATCTCCGCGCTGGGGCCGGGCGGTCTGACCCGCGAACGCGCCGGTTTCGACGTGCGCGACGTGCACCGTACCCACTACGGCCGCATCTGCCCGATCGAGACGCCCGAAGGCGCCAACATCGGTCTGATCTCCTCGCTGGCCTCCTACGCGAAGGTGAACGATCTGGGCTTCATCGAGGCCCCGTACCGCAAGGTCGAGGGTGGCCGCGTCAGCGACGACGTGATCTACATGACCGCCGACATCGAGGACCGCTACACCGTCGCGCAGGCGAACAGCCCGCTGAACGACGACGGCACCTTCAGTGACGAGCGCGTGCTGGCCCGCCGCAAGGGCGACCCGCTGTGGTACACCCCGGAAGAAGTGGACTACATGGACGTGTCCCCGAAGCAGATCGTGTCCATCAACACGTCCCTGATTCCCTTCCTGGAGCACGACGACGCCAACCGCGCCCTGATGGGTTCCAACATGCAGTCGCAGGCCGTGCCGCTCGTGCGTGCCGACAGCCCCGCCGTGGGCACCGGCGTCGAGCGCCGCGTCGTGACCGACAGCGGCACCAGCGTCGTCAGTGACGTGACGGGCCGCGTGACGTACGTGGACGCCCGCAACATCCAGGTCACCCTGACCGAGGACGCGCCCGCCATCGGCTACAGCGTCGGCAACGTCCGCACCTTCGAACTCGTGCGCTTCACGCGCAGCAACCAGGGCACCAACCTCGACCAGCACCCCATCGTGGACATCGGTGACACGGTGAGCGCCGGTCAGGTCATCGCCGACGGTCCCGCCAGCGACCTGGGCCGCCTCGCGCTGGGTCAGAACATCACGATCGCGATCATGCCCTTCGACGGCTTCAACTTCGAAGACGCGATCTGCATCAGCGAGGGTCTGGTCCGCAAGGACTTCTACACCAGCGTGCACATCGAGAAGGACGAGATCGAGGCGCGCGACACCAAGCTTGGGCCCGAGAAGATCACCCGCGACATCCCCGGCCTGTCTGAAGCCGCGCTGCGCGACCTCGACGAGGACGGCATCGTCCGCGTGGGTGCCGAAGTCAAACCCGGCGACATCCTCGTCGGCAAGACCAGCTTCAAGGGTGAAAGCGAACCCACCCCCGAAGAGCGCCTCCTGCGTTCGATCTTCGGTGAGAAGGCCCGCGAAGTGAAGGACACCTCGCTGCGTGTGCAGTCCGGTCAGGGCGGCATCGTCGTGAAGACCGTCCGCTTCCGCCGCGGCGACGAGGGCGTGGACCTCAAACCCGGCGTGCGTGAGATGGTCCGCGTGTACGTCGCCCAGAAGCGCCAGCTGCAGGTCGGCGACAAGGTCGCCAACCGCCACGGGAACAAGGGCGTCGTGTCCAAGATCATGGCCCCCGAGGACATGCCCTACCTGGAAGACGGCACCCCCGTCGACCTCGTGTTCAACCCCCTGGGTGTGCCCTCGCGCATGAACCTCGGGCAGATCCTCGAAACCCACCTGGGTGAAGTGGCCCGCCTGACCGGCCAGAAGTTCGAGACCCCGGTCTTCGACTCCGTCACCGAGGCGACCATCAAGGAAATGCTCGAAGTGGCCGCCGCCGAACGCATCCAGCGCAACAAGGACGACGGCTTCGAACTCGACAAGCGCGAGCAGCAGGTCCTCGACCGCGCCGCGAAACTCGGCGTGATCAGCGACACCAGCGGCGACTACGAGAAGTCCCAGATGGAACTCAGCCGCACCGGCAAGAGCGTCCTGTATGACGGCCGCAGCGGCGAACCCATCAGTGGCCCCGTCGTGGTCGGCACCATGTACGTCATGAAGCTGTACCACATGGTGGAAGACAAGCTGCACGCCCGCTCCACCGGCCCCTACAGCCTCATCACCCAGCAGCCCCTCGGCGGGAAAGCCCAGTTCGGCGGGCAGCGCTTCGGGGAGATGGAAGTGTGGGCGCTCGAAGCGTACGGCGCCGCGCACGTCCTGCAGGAAATGCTCACCATCAAGTCCGACGACATCGACGGGCGCGACGCCGCGTACCAGAGCATCGTCAAGGGCGAAGAAGTGTCGGGCAGCACCATCCCCGAATCGTTCAAGGTGCTCGTCAAGGAACTCCACTCGCTGGGCCTCGACGTCGAAGTGCTCGACAACGGCGACAAGGCCGTCGACATCTTCGAAGGCATGATGCCCAAGCGCTAA
- a CDS encoding DUF2239 family protein: protein MDADATFTTFDGPTRRLTAPLADTLTLLHAQPRAGLLTFDDRTGRSVDFDLSGALDEVLARHLPPEPRSGPGRPKLGVVSREVSLLPRHWEWLERQRGGASAALRRLIDEARKADPDGERRAQAQAATDRFLGAVGGDLPGFEAATRALYAGQRAAFEAALAAWPPDVRTHALYLAAPALGDA from the coding sequence ATGGATGCTGACGCGACCTTCACCACCTTCGACGGCCCCACCCGCCGCCTGACCGCGCCCCTCGCGGACACCCTCACCCTGCTGCACGCCCAGCCGCGCGCGGGCCTCCTCACCTTCGACGACCGCACGGGCCGCAGTGTGGACTTCGACCTGAGCGGCGCCCTGGACGAGGTCCTGGCCCGCCACCTGCCGCCCGAGCCGCGCAGTGGCCCGGGCCGCCCGAAGCTGGGCGTCGTGTCGCGCGAGGTGTCGCTGCTGCCCCGGCACTGGGAGTGGCTGGAACGCCAGCGGGGCGGGGCGTCCGCCGCGCTGCGCCGCCTGATCGACGAGGCCCGAAAGGCCGACCCGGACGGTGAACGCCGCGCGCAGGCGCAGGCGGCCACCGACCGCTTCCTGGGCGCGGTGGGCGGGGACCTCCCGGGCTTCGAGGCGGCGACCCGCGCGCTGTACGCCGGGCAGCGCGCCGCGTTCGAGGCCGCGCTGGCCGCGTGGCCGCCGGACGTCCGCACGCACGCCCTGTACCTCGCCGCGCCCGCGCTGGGAGACGCATGA
- a CDS encoding GIY-YIG nuclease family protein, with amino-acid sequence MKHTPRPGIYRVRHVVSGRSLIGGSVDAPAYLNRVRFELQLGSHRTPALQRDWTQDGEAAFAFEVLDDLKPDLAGRVDSHDLEELLALWLERLDLPPHQRY; translated from the coding sequence ATGAAGCACACGCCCCGCCCCGGCATCTACCGCGTGCGGCACGTCGTGTCGGGCCGCAGCCTGATCGGCGGCAGCGTGGACGCCCCCGCGTACCTGAACCGGGTCCGCTTCGAGTTACAGCTGGGATCACACCGCACGCCCGCCCTTCAGCGAGACTGGACGCAGGACGGCGAAGCCGCCTTCGCGTTCGAGGTGCTGGACGACCTGAAGCCTGATCTCGCGGGCCGCGTGGACTCGCACGACCTGGAGGAACTGCTCGCGTTATGGCTGGAGAGACTGGACCTGCCCCCGCACCAGCGGTACTGA
- the rplL gene encoding 50S ribosomal protein L7/L12 yields the protein MAYDKQALIDQLGTLTIMELADLIDGLKETWGVTAAVAAGPAAAAGPVAEEKTEFDVVLVDAGASKINVIKEIRAITGLGLKEAKDMSEKGGVLKEGASKDEAEKIKGQLEAAGAKVELK from the coding sequence ATGGCTTACGACAAACAGGCTCTGATCGACCAGCTCGGCACCCTCACCATCATGGAACTCGCGGACCTCATCGACGGTCTGAAGGAAACCTGGGGCGTCACCGCCGCCGTCGCCGCCGGCCCCGCCGCCGCTGCCGGCCCCGTCGCCGAAGAGAAGACCGAGTTCGACGTCGTCCTGGTGGACGCCGGCGCGAGCAAGATCAACGTCATTAAGGAAATCCGCGCCATCACCGGCCTGGGCCTCAAGGAAGCCAAGGACATGAGCGAGAAGGGCGGCGTGCTGAAGGAAGGCGCCAGCAAGGACGAAGCCGAGAAGATCAAGGGCCAGCTGGAAGCCGCTGGCGCCAAGGTCGAACTCAAGTAA
- the rplJ gene encoding 50S ribosomal protein L10, which translates to MANEKNQQTLSSLKGSLSGVETFYVVDYQGLTAGQLGKLRKDIREKGGQLIVAKNTLINLALQDSGRDFADALKGPSAIVVAQDDPAGVAKALSDAAKGNDKGIPAVKAGFVEGNRVDVKVVERLASLGSKQSLQGELVGVLSAHLSNFVGILEAYKEKLEGQA; encoded by the coding sequence GTGGCGAACGAAAAGAACCAGCAGACCCTCAGCAGCCTCAAAGGCAGCCTCTCGGGCGTCGAGACGTTCTACGTCGTCGACTACCAGGGCCTGACCGCCGGCCAGCTGGGTAAACTGCGCAAAGACATCCGCGAGAAGGGCGGGCAGCTCATCGTTGCCAAGAACACCCTGATCAACCTGGCCCTCCAGGACAGCGGCCGCGACTTCGCGGACGCCCTGAAAGGCCCCAGCGCCATCGTCGTGGCTCAGGACGACCCCGCCGGAGTGGCCAAGGCCCTCAGCGACGCCGCCAAGGGCAATGACAAGGGCATCCCCGCCGTGAAGGCCGGCTTCGTCGAAGGCAACCGCGTGGACGTGAAAGTTGTGGAACGTCTCGCCAGCCTCGGCAGCAAGCAGAGCCTGCAGGGCGAACTGGTCGGCGTGCTCAGCGCCCACCTCAGCAACTTCGTGGGCATCCTCGAAGCGTACAAAGAAAAACTCGAAGGCCAGGCCTAA
- the rplA gene encoding 50S ribosomal protein L1, which translates to MPKHGKRYTALTAKVDRSKQYTIDEAAALVKDIATAKFDETVEVHFRLGIDPRKSDQNVRGTVALPHGTGRTVRVAVITKGDNVQAAESAGADVVGSDELIERIAGGFMEFDAVVATPDMMAQVGQKLARLLGPRGLLPNPKSGTVGPDVAGMVKGLKAGRIEFRNDKTGVVHAPIGKASFEPGNLSANYSALISALEAAKPGSAKGVFLRSAYLTTTMGPSIQLTLSGGSNA; encoded by the coding sequence ATGCCTAAGCACGGCAAGCGTTACACGGCACTGACCGCCAAGGTTGACCGCAGCAAGCAGTACACCATCGACGAAGCCGCCGCGCTGGTCAAGGACATCGCCACCGCGAAGTTCGACGAGACCGTCGAAGTGCACTTCCGTCTGGGCATCGACCCCCGCAAGAGCGACCAGAACGTGCGTGGCACCGTCGCCCTGCCCCACGGGACCGGCCGCACCGTGCGCGTCGCCGTGATCACCAAGGGTGACAACGTGCAGGCCGCCGAGTCCGCTGGCGCCGACGTGGTCGGCAGCGACGAGCTGATCGAGCGCATCGCCGGTGGGTTCATGGAGTTCGACGCGGTTGTCGCCACCCCCGACATGATGGCCCAGGTCGGCCAGAAGCTCGCGCGTCTGCTCGGGCCCCGCGGCCTGCTCCCCAACCCCAAGAGCGGCACCGTCGGCCCCGACGTCGCCGGCATGGTCAAGGGCCTCAAGGCCGGTCGCATCGAGTTCCGTAACGACAAGACCGGCGTCGTGCACGCCCCCATCGGCAAGGCCAGCTTCGAACCCGGCAACCTCAGCGCCAACTACAGCGCGCTGATCAGTGCCCTCGAAGCCGCCAAGCCCGGCAGCGCCAAGGGCGTGTTCCTGCGCAGCGCGTACCTGACCACCACCATGGGCCCCAGCATCCAGCTGACCCTCAGCGGCGGCAGCAACGCCTAA
- the rplK gene encoding 50S ribosomal protein L11, with protein MKKVAGLVKLQLPAGKATPAPPVGPALGQYGANIMEFTKAFNAQTADKGDAIIPVEITIYADRSFTFITKTPPMSYLIRKAAGLAKGSATPNKAKVGKLNWEQVLEIAKTKMPDLNAGSVEAAANTVAGTARSMGVTIEGAPNA; from the coding sequence ATGAAGAAAGTCGCAGGGCTTGTCAAACTGCAGCTCCCGGCGGGCAAGGCCACCCCGGCCCCCCCCGTGGGTCCCGCGCTCGGTCAGTACGGCGCGAACATCATGGAGTTCACGAAGGCGTTCAACGCGCAGACGGCCGATAAGGGTGACGCGATCATCCCCGTCGAGATCACCATCTACGCCGACCGCTCCTTCACCTTCATCACCAAGACCCCTCCCATGAGCTACCTGATCCGCAAGGCCGCAGGTCTGGCCAAGGGCAGCGCGACCCCCAACAAGGCCAAGGTCGGCAAGCTCAACTGGGAGCAGGTGCTGGAAATCGCCAAGACCAAGATGCCCGACCTGAACGCCGGTAGCGTCGAAGCCGCCGCGAACACCGTCGCCGGCACTGCCCGCTCCATGGGCGTGACCATCGAGGGGGCCCCCAATGCCTAA
- the nusG gene encoding transcription termination/antitermination protein NusG: MSIEWYAVHTYVGQEDRVQQHLMERATKLGMRGTKIFQVIQPEEKAVELQEGGKKVEVTRKLFPGYVFVQMDVEDDDAPGELGESWEVVRGTNGVTGFVGTATRPVPLSHEEVQRLLASVGVATQPVQEEAPKVKVDFKAGDMVRVTGGPFADFSGVISEVNIPQAKVKVLVSIFGRETPVELDFSQVAK; encoded by the coding sequence ATGAGTATCGAATGGTACGCCGTGCACACGTACGTCGGTCAGGAAGACCGCGTGCAGCAGCACCTGATGGAACGCGCCACCAAGCTCGGCATGCGAGGCACGAAGATCTTCCAGGTCATCCAGCCGGAAGAGAAAGCGGTCGAACTGCAAGAAGGCGGCAAGAAGGTCGAGGTCACGCGCAAGCTGTTCCCCGGCTACGTCTTCGTGCAGATGGACGTCGAGGATGACGACGCGCCCGGCGAACTGGGCGAATCCTGGGAAGTCGTGCGCGGCACCAACGGCGTGACCGGCTTCGTCGGCACCGCCACCCGCCCCGTGCCCCTGTCGCACGAGGAAGTGCAGCGCCTGCTCGCCAGCGTCGGCGTCGCCACGCAGCCCGTGCAGGAAGAAGCCCCCAAGGTCAAGGTGGACTTCAAGGCAGGCGACATGGTGCGCGTCACGGGCGGTCCGTTCGCGGACTTCAGCGGCGTCATCAGCGAGGTCAACATTCCCCAGGCGAAGGTCAAGGTGCTCGTCAGCATCTTCGGCCGCGAGACGCCCGTGGAACTCGACTTCAGCCAGGTCGCCAAGTAA
- the secE gene encoding preprotein translocase subunit SecE → MNLIQYFRDSRAELSRVSWPTRQQVLEGTQAVLIFVVALTLIVYALDLLFGNLIRLVLQ, encoded by the coding sequence ATGAACTTGATTCAGTACTTCCGCGATTCGCGCGCTGAACTCTCGCGCGTGTCGTGGCCGACCCGCCAGCAGGTGCTGGAAGGCACGCAGGCCGTGCTGATCTTCGTCGTGGCCCTCACCCTGATCGTGTACGCCCTTGACCTGCTGTTCGGCAACCTGATCAGGCTGGTGCTGCAATGA
- the rpmG gene encoding 50S ribosomal protein L33 has protein sequence MAKDGPRIIVKMESSAGTGFYYTTTKNRRNTQAKMELRKYDPVAKKHVVFKEKKV, from the coding sequence ATGGCGAAAGACGGCCCCCGCATCATCGTGAAAATGGAAAGCAGCGCCGGCACCGGCTTCTACTACACGACCACCAAGAACCGCCGCAACACGCAGGCGAAAATGGAGCTGCGCAAGTACGACCCCGTCGCCAAGAAGCACGTGGTCTTCAAAGAGAAGAAGGTCTGA